Proteins encoded by one window of Panicum virgatum strain AP13 chromosome 7N, P.virgatum_v5, whole genome shotgun sequence:
- the LOC120681571 gene encoding urease accessory protein G-like encodes MASHDHHHHHHHHHSHDHNHHHHHSHGDGGGNEAGGSWVGEDSRVWHSHDGLILHSHEPIYSPGDFTKRTLLLASRAFTDCAFTVVIGGPVSTGKTALMLALCRFLRDKYSLAAVTNDIFTKEDGEFLVKHGALPEERIRAVETGGCPHAAIREDISINLGPLEELSNLYKADLLLCESGGGILFSGSKLIVYFCCHAYICVNQPIHPTEIMLPV; translated from the exons ATGGCGTCTCacgatcaccaccaccaccaccaccaccaccactcccACGACCACAATCACCACCACCATCACTCCCACGG GGACGGCGGTGGCAATGAAGCTGGGGGATCGTGGGTCGGGGAGGACAGTCGCGTGTGGCACTCCCACGACGGCCTCATACTACACTCCCACGAGCCCATCTACTCCCCCGGCGACTTCACCAAGCGCACACTGTTGCTCGCCTCGCGCGCCTTCACCGACTGCGCCTTCACCGTCGTAATTGGTGGCCCCGTCAGCACGGG A AAAACTGCCCTGATGTTAGCACTGTGCAGATTCCTACGTGATAAATATAGTCTTGCTGCG GTCACAAACGACATTTTCACAAAAGAAGATGGGGAATTCTTAGTCAAGCATGGAGCACTCCCAGAAGAGCGCATACGTGCAGTGGAAACTGGAGGGTGCCCTCATGCAGCTATACGTGAAGACATCAGTATAAATCTTGGTCCTCTAGAGGAGCTATCGAACTTGTACAAAGCTGATTTGCTACTCTGTGAATCTGGAGGAGGTATATTATTTTCTGGATCTAAATTAATAGTCTATTTCTGTTGTCATGCATATATTTGTGTAAACCAGCCTATTCATCCTACTGAGATCATGCTGCCTGTCTAA